The Methylomicrobium lacus LW14 genome window below encodes:
- a CDS encoding ATP-grasp domain-containing protein, producing the protein MRIWFNKTFSTIGAVFRQLKAGYPHGEVTIVCTHTHRTATAFLAADDAYLEPSDLHGLDYVAWCLDFCREHRIDVFWPGKEVALACQNREQFESAGVKLMAAADHDTLTLLNNKAHFYQDLPKEVALAMDFIAVNDSDSFDQAVETLSSKHKRLCVKPAVSVYGLGFRILDPERDSIVHLLKGVEYQIPLRELQGGMANTPHFDTLLVMEHLGGPEWSVDCAARHGELLCAVQRKKSPLAGHGQAIDNHPDIAGMTERLIRHYRLNGLVNIQYKEGESGPRLLEINPRPSGGFGMACLAGANLAKIALEAFNGETPEIPPLRYGLKISEINTPVVLLDEASVV; encoded by the coding sequence ATGAGAATCTGGTTCAACAAGACCTTTTCGACGATCGGCGCGGTATTCAGACAACTGAAGGCGGGTTATCCGCATGGCGAGGTCACGATCGTGTGTACGCACACGCATCGGACCGCGACCGCCTTTCTGGCCGCCGACGACGCCTATCTGGAGCCTTCCGACCTGCATGGGCTGGACTATGTCGCTTGGTGCCTGGACTTTTGCCGCGAGCACCGGATCGATGTTTTTTGGCCGGGCAAGGAAGTGGCCCTGGCCTGTCAAAACCGGGAACAGTTCGAGTCCGCCGGCGTGAAGCTGATGGCGGCGGCCGATCACGACACGCTGACGCTGCTGAACAACAAGGCGCATTTTTATCAGGACCTTCCGAAGGAAGTCGCGCTGGCGATGGATTTTATCGCGGTCAATGATAGCGATTCCTTCGATCAGGCGGTCGAGACGCTGTCATCAAAACATAAGCGTTTGTGCGTGAAGCCGGCCGTTTCGGTGTATGGCCTGGGTTTTCGGATTCTGGACCCGGAGCGCGACAGCATCGTGCATTTGTTGAAGGGCGTTGAATACCAGATTCCTCTGCGGGAATTGCAGGGCGGCATGGCGAATACGCCGCATTTCGATACGCTCTTGGTGATGGAGCACCTGGGCGGCCCGGAATGGAGCGTCGATTGCGCGGCCCGGCACGGCGAGTTGCTGTGCGCGGTGCAACGCAAAAAATCGCCGTTGGCCGGCCATGGCCAGGCTATCGACAATCATCCCGACATCGCCGGGATGACCGAGCGTTTGATCCGGCATTACCGCCTGAACGGCTTGGTCAACATTCAATACAAGGAAGGCGAGTCGGGCCCGCGTCTGCTCGAGATCAATCCGCGCCCTTCCGGCGGTTTCGGCATGGCCTGTCTTGCCGGCGCGAATCTGGCGAAGATTGCGCTCGAGGCCTTCAACGGCGAAACGCCGGAGATTCCGCCGCTGCGTTACGGGCTCAAGATAAGCGAAATCAACACGCCGGTGGTTTTGCTGGATGAAGCCTCTGTCGTCTGA
- a CDS encoding phosphoketolase family protein, translated as MTDTTLNNLDPLDKESLRKIHAYWRACNYLAAGMIYLQENPLLREPLKPEHIKNRLLGHWGASPALSFTYIHMSRLIKSHDLNAIFMAGPGHGAPGVLGPVYLEGTYSEIYPNKSEDLEGMHQFFKEFSFPGGIGSHCTPETPGSIHEGGELGYSVSHAFGAAFDNPDLLVTVVVGDGEAETGPLATSWHSNKFLNPVRDGAVLPVLNLNGYKINNPTLLARISHEELENLFKGYGWTPYFVEGSDPEVMHQRMAAVMEQCVTEIRKIQQAARAGGALVRPRWPMIVLRSPKGWTGPKEVDGHKVEGFWRAHQVPLSGMKENPAHLKQLEEWLRSYKPEELFDANGHLIAELKELAPKGIRRMSANPHANGGLLRKALRLPDFRDYGVKVDKPGQTEVENTRPLGVFLRDIMKLNPTNFRVFGPDENTSNKLDDIYQVSKKMWLADYLPEDADGGELSPDGRVMEMLSEHTLEGWLEAYLLTGRHGFFSSYEAFVHVIDSMFNQHAKWLDISNDLAWRAPVSSLNLLITSTVWRQDHNGFTHQDPGFLDVVVNKSPEVTRIYLPPDVNTLLSVADHCLQSTDYFNVIVSDKQKHHQFLDMDAAIEHCTKGIGIWDWASNDQGAEPDVVMASCGDISTQESLAAVCLLREHFPQLKIRFINVMDLYRLTPESEHPHGLSDRDFDSLFTTDKPVIFNFHGYPWLIHRLAYRRTNHKNLHVRGYKEKGNINTPLELAIRNEVDRFSLAIDVINRVPGLNVAGAHVKEKLRGMQISCSHYAYEHGIDKPEFASWKWPQ; from the coding sequence ATGACTGATACGACCTTGAACAATCTCGACCCCCTCGACAAAGAATCGTTGCGCAAGATACACGCCTACTGGAGGGCCTGCAATTATCTGGCGGCCGGCATGATTTATCTGCAGGAAAATCCTTTGCTCAGAGAGCCGCTCAAACCCGAGCATATCAAGAACCGTCTTCTCGGGCACTGGGGCGCCAGTCCGGCATTGAGTTTTACCTATATCCATATGAGTCGCTTGATCAAAAGCCACGACCTGAATGCGATTTTCATGGCCGGTCCAGGCCATGGTGCGCCAGGCGTTCTGGGCCCGGTGTATCTGGAGGGCACTTACTCGGAAATTTATCCGAACAAGAGCGAAGACCTGGAAGGCATGCATCAGTTTTTCAAGGAGTTTTCGTTCCCCGGCGGCATCGGCAGCCACTGCACGCCAGAAACGCCGGGTTCGATTCATGAAGGCGGCGAATTGGGTTATAGCGTGTCCCATGCCTTTGGCGCGGCTTTCGACAATCCGGATCTCCTGGTCACGGTCGTCGTCGGCGATGGCGAGGCGGAAACCGGCCCCTTGGCGACTTCCTGGCATTCGAACAAATTTCTGAACCCGGTCCGCGACGGCGCGGTGCTACCGGTGCTGAATCTGAATGGCTACAAGATCAATAATCCGACTTTATTGGCACGCATCAGCCATGAAGAGCTTGAAAACCTATTCAAGGGCTATGGCTGGACGCCTTATTTCGTCGAAGGCAGCGATCCCGAGGTGATGCATCAACGCATGGCGGCGGTGATGGAACAGTGCGTGACCGAAATACGCAAGATTCAGCAGGCAGCGCGTGCCGGCGGCGCCCTGGTGCGGCCGCGCTGGCCGATGATCGTACTGCGCAGTCCGAAAGGCTGGACCGGTCCGAAAGAAGTGGATGGACATAAAGTGGAAGGTTTTTGGCGGGCCCACCAGGTGCCGCTGTCCGGCATGAAGGAAAATCCGGCGCATCTGAAACAACTGGAAGAGTGGCTGCGCAGCTATAAACCGGAAGAGCTGTTCGACGCCAACGGCCACCTGATCGCCGAACTGAAGGAACTGGCACCCAAAGGCATACGGCGCATGAGCGCCAATCCCCATGCGAATGGCGGTCTGTTGCGCAAAGCCTTGCGTCTGCCGGATTTCCGCGACTACGGCGTCAAGGTGGACAAACCCGGTCAAACCGAAGTCGAAAACACCAGGCCATTGGGCGTTTTTTTGCGCGATATTATGAAGCTGAACCCGACCAATTTTCGCGTGTTTGGTCCGGATGAAAATACCTCGAACAAGCTCGATGACATCTATCAAGTCAGTAAAAAAATGTGGCTGGCGGATTACTTACCGGAGGACGCCGACGGCGGAGAATTATCTCCGGATGGCCGGGTCATGGAAATGCTTTCCGAACACACCCTGGAAGGCTGGCTCGAAGCCTATCTGCTGACCGGTCGCCACGGCTTTTTCTCCAGTTACGAAGCCTTCGTGCATGTGATCGATTCGATGTTCAACCAGCACGCCAAATGGCTGGATATTTCTAACGATCTTGCCTGGCGCGCGCCCGTTTCATCGTTGAATTTGCTGATCACCTCCACCGTATGGCGGCAGGATCACAACGGTTTTACCCATCAGGATCCGGGCTTTCTGGATGTGGTGGTGAATAAAAGCCCCGAAGTCACGCGCATCTATCTACCGCCTGACGTCAATACGCTGTTGTCGGTCGCCGACCATTGCCTGCAGAGCACCGACTACTTCAACGTGATCGTTTCTGACAAGCAGAAGCACCATCAATTTCTGGACATGGATGCCGCGATCGAACATTGCACCAAAGGCATCGGTATCTGGGATTGGGCGAGCAACGACCAAGGCGCAGAACCCGATGTGGTGATGGCGAGCTGCGGCGACATTTCGACGCAAGAATCGTTGGCGGCTGTCTGCCTGTTGCGAGAGCATTTTCCACAATTGAAAATCCGCTTTATCAACGTGATGGATCTTTACCGTCTGACGCCTGAGAGCGAACATCCGCACGGACTTTCCGATCGGGATTTCGACAGTCTGTTCACGACCGATAAACCGGTGATTTTCAATTTCCACGGCTATCCCTGGCTGATTCACCGTCTCGCCTATCGCCGCACCAATCATAAAAACCTGCATGTGCGCGGCTACAAGGAAAAAGGTAATATCAATACGCCGCTCGAATTGGCGATTCGCAACGAGGTCGACCGCTTCAGCCTGGCCATCGATGTAATTAACCGGGTTCCTGGTCTTAACGTGGCCGGCGCCCATGTGAAAGAAAAATTACGCGGTATGCAGATCAGTTGCAGCCACTATGCTTACGAACATGGCATAGACAAACCCGAGTTTGCGTCCTGGAAATGGCCTCAATAA
- a CDS encoding VWA domain-containing protein, with translation MEISKGQRLPLSSLVAGALPTIQIGLHISGLDAALDFACFGLDAQQKLSDDRYMTFYNQPKTPCGGVELAVPAGDQAGFLCRLGNLPASVDRLVFTVAIDGSGVMRQIRSGHLRFLQDGKESARFAFSGLDFQDEKALMLGELYRKDGAWRFSATGQGFNGGLAALVKHFGGEVEEEIPVPPPSAKLSLEKKIAAHAPKLVDLAKKAAVSLEKHRLHATIARVALVLDASGSMSGQYSKGRVQEVIERLLPLAVHFDDDGELDVWAFSRQALALPPATLANYADYINTAERGWRHWGLMSTNNEPAVIEKVIAHYRGTGLPVLVIFVSDGGVSLNKEIKQLLTDVASLPIFWQFVGIGGRQYGILEKLDTMAGRVVDNCGFFALDDLHSIDEQALYDRLLGEFPEWLEAAKSQGIVR, from the coding sequence ATGGAAATCTCCAAGGGACAGCGGCTGCCGCTGTCCTCGCTGGTCGCCGGCGCGCTCCCGACGATTCAGATCGGACTGCACATCAGCGGCTTGGACGCCGCGCTCGATTTCGCCTGTTTCGGCCTGGATGCGCAGCAAAAACTGTCCGACGACCGCTACATGACCTTCTACAACCAGCCGAAAACGCCGTGCGGCGGTGTCGAACTGGCGGTTCCGGCCGGTGATCAGGCGGGGTTTCTGTGCAGGCTGGGCAACTTGCCGGCTTCGGTCGACCGTCTGGTATTTACCGTCGCCATCGACGGCAGCGGCGTAATGAGGCAAATCCGGTCCGGCCATCTGCGCTTTTTGCAGGACGGCAAGGAGTCTGCGCGCTTTGCTTTTAGCGGTCTGGATTTTCAGGACGAAAAAGCCCTGATGCTCGGCGAGCTTTACCGGAAGGATGGCGCGTGGCGTTTCAGCGCGACCGGTCAGGGTTTCAACGGCGGCCTGGCGGCATTGGTCAAACATTTCGGCGGCGAGGTCGAGGAGGAAATACCGGTACCGCCGCCGAGTGCCAAACTGTCGCTCGAAAAGAAAATTGCGGCCCATGCGCCGAAACTGGTCGATCTGGCCAAAAAAGCGGCCGTCTCCCTGGAAAAGCATCGCCTGCACGCAACGATAGCCAGGGTCGCTCTGGTGCTGGATGCCTCCGGTTCGATGAGCGGCCAATACAGCAAAGGCCGCGTACAGGAAGTGATCGAACGGCTGTTGCCGCTGGCGGTGCATTTCGATGACGACGGCGAACTGGATGTGTGGGCGTTTTCGCGCCAGGCGCTGGCTTTGCCGCCCGCGACGCTGGCCAATTATGCCGATTACATCAACACCGCCGAGCGCGGCTGGCGCCATTGGGGCCTGATGAGCACCAACAACGAGCCGGCCGTGATCGAAAAGGTGATAGCACATTACCGGGGCACAGGCTTGCCGGTTTTGGTGATCTTCGTCAGCGACGGCGGCGTCAGCCTGAACAAGGAAATCAAGCAATTGCTGACCGATGTGGCATCACTGCCGATTTTCTGGCAGTTTGTCGGGATCGGCGGCCGGCAATACGGCATCCTGGAAAAACTCGATACGATGGCCGGGCGCGTGGTGGACAATTGCGGATTTTTCGCGCTGGACGACCTGCATAGCATCGACGAACAAGCTTTGTATGACCGATTGCTGGGCGAGTTTCCCGAGTGGCTCGAAGCGGCCAAAAGCCAAGGCATCGTCCGTTGA
- a CDS encoding TerD family protein: MAISLSKGGNVNLSKEAPGLNKILVGLGWDARATDGAAFDLDASAFLVKLDGKVRSDNDFCFYNNKSVADGAVAHAGDNLTGAGEGDDEVVKVELSKIPADLDKVVFAVTIHDAEARKQNFGQVSRAYIRIVNEAGGQEIARYDLSEDASIETAMIFGEIYRVGADWKFKAVGQGYAGGLGPLASSFGVNV, encoded by the coding sequence ATGGCGATTTCACTGAGCAAAGGCGGCAATGTCAATTTGAGTAAAGAAGCGCCCGGTCTGAATAAAATCCTGGTCGGTTTGGGCTGGGATGCGCGCGCGACCGACGGTGCGGCGTTCGACCTCGACGCCAGCGCTTTCCTGGTCAAGCTGGACGGCAAGGTCCGTTCCGATAACGATTTCTGCTTCTACAACAACAAATCGGTTGCGGACGGCGCGGTCGCGCACGCCGGGGACAATCTGACCGGTGCCGGCGAGGGCGATGACGAAGTCGTCAAGGTCGAATTGAGCAAGATTCCCGCCGATCTGGACAAGGTCGTCTTCGCGGTCACGATTCATGACGCGGAAGCGCGCAAACAAAATTTCGGCCAGGTCAGCCGCGCCTATATCCGCATCGTGAACGAGGCAGGCGGCCAGGAAATCGCGCGTTACGATCTGAGCGAAGATGCCTCGATCGAAACCGCGATGATCTTCGGCGAAATCTACCGGGTCGGCGCCGACTGGAAATTCAAGGCAGTCGGCCAGGGTTATGCCGGTGGCCTCGGACCGTTGGCGTCTTCATTCGGCGTGAATGTCTAG
- a CDS encoding histidine phosphatase family protein, translating into MKRAIATAQPLCDALGLPMQIREGLREISYGAWEDQEQDTIRQRYEEDYLRWQTDPAWNPPTGGETAIQITARALPIITEIESKYKTGNVLLVSHKATIRIILCSLLGIDVGRYRDRINTPAASVSIVKFVTYGPMLEVLSDRSYMPEHLCNRAGM; encoded by the coding sequence ATGAAAAGAGCGATAGCGACCGCGCAGCCTTTGTGCGATGCCTTGGGTCTGCCTATGCAGATTAGGGAGGGGCTCAGAGAAATCAGTTATGGCGCATGGGAAGATCAAGAGCAGGACACTATCCGGCAACGTTACGAGGAGGACTATCTGCGTTGGCAGACCGATCCGGCCTGGAACCCGCCGACCGGCGGCGAAACGGCGATTCAGATTACCGCCCGCGCGCTTCCGATCATTACCGAGATCGAGTCCAAGTACAAGACCGGCAATGTGCTGCTGGTATCGCATAAGGCGACCATACGCATCATTCTCTGCAGCCTGTTGGGCATTGACGTGGGCCGTTACCGGGACCGTATCAATACCCCCGCGGCTTCCGTGTCGATTGTCAAGTTTGTGACGTACGGGCCGATGCTGGAGGTTTTAAGCGACCGCAGCTACATGCCCGAACATCTGTGTAACCGTGCGGGTATGTGA
- a CDS encoding TerD family protein, which produces MGISLSKGGNISLSKTDPTLKNVLVGLGWDVRATDGSDYDLDASAFMVKEDGKVRSDSDFIFYNQTKSTCGSVEHTGDNRTGAGDGDDETVVVLLDKVPADIQRVAFTVTIHDAEARKQNFGQVASAYVRIVNKDTNNEVARYDLSEDASIETAMIFGEIYRHGGEWKFRAVGQGYAGGLGALARQYGINV; this is translated from the coding sequence ATGGGAATTTCCCTGAGCAAGGGCGGTAATATTAGCCTGTCCAAGACTGATCCCACGCTAAAGAATGTGCTGGTCGGTCTCGGCTGGGATGTCAGGGCCACCGACGGCTCCGATTATGACCTGGATGCGAGCGCATTCATGGTCAAGGAAGACGGCAAGGTGCGGTCCGACAGCGATTTCATTTTTTACAATCAAACCAAATCGACCTGCGGTTCGGTCGAGCATACCGGCGACAACCGCACCGGCGCGGGCGACGGCGACGATGAGACGGTCGTCGTCCTGCTCGACAAAGTCCCCGCCGATATTCAGCGTGTTGCCTTCACGGTCACGATACATGATGCCGAGGCGCGCAAGCAAAATTTCGGCCAGGTTGCCAGCGCCTATGTCCGCATCGTGAACAAGGACACGAACAATGAAGTCGCGCGTTACGATTTGAGCGAGGATGCCTCGATCGAAACCGCGATGATTTTCGGCGAAATCTACCGCCACGGCGGCGAGTGGAAATTTCGCGCGGTAGGACAAGGCTATGCCGGCGGTCTTGGCGCACTGGCGCGGCAATACGGCATTAACGTTTAA
- the mepA gene encoding penicillin-insensitive murein endopeptidase: MKRISSLLVCLALFNPISAHSGTHPWAGVKTPAALGPGAESIGSYTAGCLSGAVELPPNGAGYQVMRLSRHRDYGHPNLKNFIQALGQSAAAEHLGVLLIGDMGQPRGGPTLTGHRSHQTGLDVDIWFLLSKQAESRTLAYNERESWNAPSVLRDHSDLIDSRQWSKANERILQITAEMPEVDRLFVNAGVKRELCRTHAGQNWLRKIRPWWKHDDHFHVRLKCPQDSRSCEGQEPLPAGDGCDASLAWWFSAEAKAPAKKLPPPKAPVLPARCDQVLYR, encoded by the coding sequence ATGAAAAGAATCTCCTCATTGCTTGTATGCTTGGCGCTATTTAACCCGATTTCCGCTCATTCCGGAACCCATCCGTGGGCCGGCGTCAAAACACCCGCCGCGCTCGGACCCGGCGCCGAAAGCATAGGCTCCTATACAGCGGGCTGCCTGAGCGGCGCGGTCGAACTGCCGCCGAACGGCGCCGGCTATCAGGTGATGCGCCTTTCCAGGCACCGCGATTACGGCCACCCCAACCTGAAAAATTTTATCCAAGCTTTGGGACAAAGCGCCGCGGCCGAACACCTTGGCGTGCTGTTGATCGGCGACATGGGACAGCCGCGCGGCGGCCCGACTTTAACCGGGCACCGCAGCCACCAAACCGGACTGGATGTCGACATCTGGTTCCTGTTGTCGAAGCAGGCCGAAAGCCGGACGCTGGCCTATAACGAACGCGAAAGCTGGAATGCGCCTTCGGTGCTGCGCGATCATTCCGACCTGATCGACAGCCGGCAATGGTCGAAAGCGAATGAACGGATACTGCAAATCACTGCGGAAATGCCGGAAGTCGACCGGCTGTTCGTGAATGCCGGCGTCAAGCGAGAACTCTGCCGGACTCACGCAGGGCAAAACTGGCTGCGCAAAATCCGCCCCTGGTGGAAACATGACGACCACTTCCATGTCCGCCTGAAATGTCCGCAGGATAGCCGCTCTTGCGAAGGGCAGGAACCGCTGCCCGCCGGCGACGGCTGCGATGCCTCCCTGGCCTGGTGGTTTTCGGCCGAAGCCAAGGCGCCCGCGAAAAAACTGCCGCCGCCGAAGGCGCCGGTTTTACCGGCGCGGTGTGATCAGGTTTTGTACCGCTAA
- a CDS encoding TerD family protein, translating to MGISLQKGQKISLNKEAGGELNKVIMGLGWDAKKAGGGLLKGMFGGGGAASIDLDASCVLFDEQKKIVDTVWFRQLKSKDGSVVHTGDNRTGAGDGDDEQIIVDLNNVPANVKSLVFTVNSFTNQTFDQVENAYCRLLDSRSNKEIARYTLSAQGSHTAQIMAKVYRHEGEWKMHAIGENGHGRTIDSLLPQITANL from the coding sequence ATGGGTATCAGTTTACAGAAAGGCCAAAAAATCTCGCTGAACAAGGAAGCGGGCGGCGAGTTGAACAAGGTGATCATGGGCCTCGGCTGGGATGCGAAAAAAGCCGGCGGCGGTCTCTTGAAAGGCATGTTCGGCGGTGGTGGCGCTGCCTCGATCGACCTGGACGCATCCTGTGTGCTGTTCGACGAACAAAAGAAGATCGTCGATACGGTCTGGTTCCGGCAATTGAAAAGCAAGGACGGCAGCGTCGTGCATACCGGCGACAACCGCACCGGCGCGGGCGATGGCGACGACGAACAGATCATCGTCGACTTGAACAATGTGCCGGCGAATGTGAAGTCATTGGTATTCACGGTCAACTCTTTTACGAATCAGACATTCGACCAGGTCGAAAATGCCTATTGCCGCCTGCTCGACAGCCGCAGCAACAAGGAAATCGCCCGTTATACGCTCAGTGCGCAAGGCTCGCATACCGCGCAGATCATGGCGAAAGTGTATCGCCATGAAGGCGAATGGAAGATGCATGCGATCGGCGAAAACGGCCACGGCCGGACGATCGACAGCCTGTTGCCGCAAATCACCGCGAATCTGTAA
- a CDS encoding 5'-nucleotidase — MSYPIDKKFVIAVSSSALFDLGQSDRIFREQGPVAYKSYQEQNQNVILDKGVAFPFIRRFLAINQAFPKQAPVEVVLLSRNSPETGLRVFRSIRHYGLDITRAAFMTGRSPHEYVPAFNASLFLSANEDDVQKAIDANYPAGVVLPSKVYDDELDTELRVAFDFDGVIVDDEAESVFKKNNDLAEFQAHEFKMQFIPHQQGPLADLFKKLSFMQKLEEKKLKEEPNYKKILRIAIVTARNAPAHERVVTTLKNWGVSADEFFLLGGMEKYRILTIIKPHMFFDDQRSHLESPAGDIPMVHVPFGIANKNPFSHSTEPEHEAAPVTVGVGSPIKT, encoded by the coding sequence ATGTCCTATCCGATCGACAAAAAATTCGTGATCGCGGTCTCATCGAGTGCCCTGTTCGACCTCGGCCAATCCGACCGCATTTTTCGCGAGCAAGGCCCCGTCGCTTATAAAAGCTACCAGGAACAAAACCAGAATGTGATACTCGACAAAGGCGTCGCATTCCCATTTATACGTAGATTTCTTGCAATAAATCAAGCGTTTCCAAAGCAGGCTCCGGTAGAGGTGGTTCTCTTGTCCAGAAACTCGCCAGAAACGGGGTTGCGGGTTTTTCGTTCAATAAGACATTACGGCCTTGATATTACAAGGGCGGCCTTCATGACAGGTCGCTCTCCACACGAATACGTCCCCGCCTTCAATGCATCGCTATTTCTGAGTGCGAACGAAGACGATGTTCAAAAAGCGATAGACGCGAATTATCCTGCAGGCGTTGTACTCCCATCAAAAGTTTACGATGATGAACTAGACACTGAGCTTAGAGTGGCTTTTGACTTTGATGGAGTGATTGTAGATGACGAGGCAGAATCTGTATTCAAGAAGAATAACGATCTTGCTGAATTTCAGGCTCACGAATTCAAAATGCAGTTCATACCTCATCAGCAAGGGCCACTTGCAGATCTCTTCAAAAAACTTTCCTTCATGCAGAAATTGGAAGAGAAAAAGCTGAAGGAGGAACCTAACTACAAAAAAATTCTGAGAATTGCGATTGTCACGGCACGAAACGCTCCAGCACACGAGCGCGTCGTGACCACTCTGAAAAATTGGGGGGTTTCAGCAGACGAATTCTTTTTATTAGGGGGGATGGAGAAATACAGAATACTGACTATTATTAAACCCCACATGTTTTTTGACGATCAGCGAAGTCATTTGGAGTCGCCCGCGGGCGATATTCCGATGGTTCATGTGCCATTTGGAATTGCTAATAAGAATCCGTTTAGTCATTCAACCGAACCTGAGCATGAAGCCGCGCCTGTAACCGTAGGTGTAGGAAGCCCAATCAAGACATAG
- a CDS encoding acetate/propionate family kinase gives MSRVEILSDTPKILVINCGSSSIKYGLFAMKPGHLLASGLLERIGEGASLIRHRAENAQGELVEARQEIDAPDHRAAFNVIAAILHGTVGFEAGDGPDAIGHRVVHGGEAFSASVAIDQTVIDTIRKLIPLAPLHNPANLTGIEACRDIFPAVPQVAVFDTAFHQTMPPHAFRYAIPEAWYSGHGIRRYGFHGSSHRYVASRAADYLQRPLEDLKLITLHLGNGASAAAIQHGRCIDTSMGFTPLEGLVMGTRCGDLDAAIPLYLENVLDQSAGDLQEALNRDSGLKGLCGSNDLREVLAGEQGGDERARLALEVYCYRIRKYIGAYFVALDGLDALIFTGGVGENAALIRNRVCQGLEKLGIAIDQEANDRSFEEIGEIGRSGHSVRVLAVRTNEELQIARETLAVLTG, from the coding sequence ATGAGCCGCGTGGAAATCCTATCCGATACCCCTAAAATTCTGGTGATCAATTGCGGCAGTTCTTCGATCAAATATGGACTGTTTGCGATGAAGCCAGGGCATTTGCTTGCCAGCGGACTGCTGGAGCGCATCGGTGAAGGTGCCAGCCTGATCCGGCACCGGGCAGAAAATGCCCAAGGCGAGTTGGTCGAGGCCCGGCAGGAAATCGATGCTCCCGATCACCGCGCGGCTTTCAACGTTATTGCCGCGATTTTACACGGTACCGTCGGTTTTGAAGCAGGGGATGGGCCGGATGCGATCGGTCACCGGGTGGTCCATGGCGGCGAGGCCTTTTCGGCATCGGTCGCGATCGATCAGACGGTGATCGATACGATTCGAAAGCTGATCCCGTTGGCGCCGCTGCATAATCCGGCCAATCTGACCGGCATTGAAGCCTGCCGGGACATTTTTCCGGCGGTGCCGCAGGTTGCCGTTTTCGATACCGCTTTCCATCAGACCATGCCGCCGCATGCGTTTCGCTATGCGATCCCGGAAGCCTGGTATAGCGGCCACGGCATACGCCGCTACGGGTTTCACGGCAGTTCCCATCGTTATGTCGCAAGCCGGGCGGCCGACTATTTGCAGCGCCCGCTCGAAGATCTTAAATTGATTACTCTTCATCTCGGCAATGGCGCCAGCGCCGCGGCCATACAACACGGCCGCTGTATCGATACCTCGATGGGCTTCACCCCTTTGGAAGGCCTGGTGATGGGCACTCGCTGCGGCGATCTGGATGCGGCAATACCGCTTTATCTGGAAAACGTTCTGGACCAGAGCGCTGGCGATCTGCAGGAAGCCCTCAACCGGGACTCCGGCTTGAAGGGGCTATGCGGCAGCAACGACTTGCGCGAAGTGCTGGCCGGCGAGCAGGGTGGTGACGAACGCGCCCGGCTGGCGTTGGAGGTTTACTGTTATCGCATCCGAAAATATATCGGCGCTTATTTTGTCGCGCTGGACGGTCTTGATGCACTGATTTTTACCGGCGGCGTCGGCGAAAATGCGGCTTTGATTCGAAACCGGGTCTGTCAGGGCCTGGAAAAACTCGGCATCGCGATCGATCAGGAAGCCAATGATAGATCATTTGAAGAAATCGGCGAGATAGGGCGTAGCGGGCACTCGGTTCGCGTTCTGGCCGTGCGCACGAACGAAGAGTTACAAATCGCGCGCGAAACGCTGGCAGTCTTGACCGGCTAG